The region GTTCGGCTGTCAATCTGTTTGATTTGGTCGATGGTGTTGATCAGTTGTTGATGAACTTGTTTCACTTGCTGCTGCAGGATCTGGTCCTGAAGGATCAAATCGGGAACCGGCTGCCTTACGGGCGCATCGCTACCGGACGCCAGTGTCTGACCAGCGTCAGCGAGCAGCAGCACGCTGCAGAACAGCCCGATTTTGCCGAATCGCATGGGGTACCTCCCATTGGTCAGCGAATTTGGTTACAATAAACACACATCTACCAGTATGTGACTGCTTGACAAATTTTATAAGGTTGAGTAGCAGAGGTGGGACAGGACATGATGTGTGCGGTCCGGAACAGTGGCGTCGATTGTTGCGGCTTCCCAGTTTGTTGGACAGGATTCCGGAAGTTGGTTATGACCAATGAGCAAATCGATATATGTGGCAGCGGTGATTTCAGATACGGACATCCTTGTCCATATGGTCAAGGGTGGCGTTTTTGAAGCTGAATTCGTTCAATCCATTCTGGATGGTGTATACATCCCACCAAAAGTTGTGGAGGAATTGTCGAAAAACCATGCAGCCGTTTATAACAAGCTTCGTCCGCTGCTTGACACTGGGGAGTGGTTGCGAAGAACAAAAGCTGAGTGGGCCCATTGATCAGTGGAGCAGCGGCGACTTATTAATGAAACAAAAGCGCGTATGCGGGCCAAACTGGATCCTGGTGAATTGGATTGTTACGGGTTCATGTGCAAAACTTTGACCGGCACTGCGGAAAACATCCTTGGGTTCAGTTTTATCTTACAGAACGCTAATGCGCACATACCTTTCTTGTAATACGGTGAAGCGCTGACAAAGTTGAGAAAAAACGAACCTAGCCCAAACAGGCCACCCCTCCTGGGACAGCCTGTTGTTTGGCAAACCGGCGGCTTGCGCGTCATTCTGTTAGTCACTGGGGCTGAGGGTGTATGTGTCAATCGAGCAGCGGATCCTTCGTCAGCATGGCGATCGGGTAGGCGACCGGGCCCGGTTTGTTGGACATGGTGCCGTGCGCCATCACGCCGTCCAAATGGGAGACGGTGAAGACGCCGCCGGGTTCCCCTTCAACAAAATATTGACCGCCGATCTCGATCGTCCGCGGGTTCATCAGGTAGGAAGCGGCCAGATACCAACGGGTGCGGAGCACCATCGCTTGCTCGAAATCGCCTGCCTCGAACAGCTCCAGTCCGCGTTGCTTCAACTGCTCCATTTCTTCCTGCAACTCTTCTTTCGTCATCTGACTCAGCCGTTTTTCCGGTTTCATTCGATGCCCCCGTGTTACATCTTCCACTCGAGCTGCCGCCCGCCGATCAGGTGGTAGTGCAGGTGGAACACCGTTTGCTGGCCATGCGGGCCGATGTTTGTGATGACGCGGAATCCGGACCCGTCGATGCCCATTTCCTTCGCCACTTTTTGCAGGGCGAGGTGCAAATGGCCGACCAGTTCCTTGTCTTCTTGCTTGATGTCCAGCAAGGAGACGATGTGTTTCTTCGGGATGGTCAGCACGTGTACTGGCGCGATCGGGTTGATGTCGTGAAACGCCAGCACGTACTCGTCTTCATACACTTTTTTCGAAGGTATTTCGCCTTTCACAATCTTGCAGAAAATGCAATCCATCTCCATCACCTTATATGTATTATTTAAACTTCTGCCAGTCCAGATTGCTTTGGTTAAACAGATATTCGAAGTCGTTTTCCAGCCTTTTGAGTTCCGCTTTGCGGGCCGCCTCCGCCTGCCGCCGCTGTTCTTCCTTGCGGCGCTCTTCCGCCGCTTGCAGTTCCACCTGCTGGGCTTTCAGTTGTTCGACCACTTCCGGGCGTAAAACATCTTTCAGCGTCGCCGGTTTGTCTTGTTCAGCGGACGGGTTCGGCATCGGACGCGAACGATTCTTCTTCGCCATGCAGGTCACCTCGGTTTCGCTACTCCCCATTATAGCAGTTTCCATTCGGGTATTCTATAATAGGCCGGGAGGGATGGACATGTTGTATCAGCCTAAGAGCATCCGGCTCGACCAGCAGCGGTTGCTGGTGCATATACCGGAAGCGGCTGTGTTTATTGAAAAATGGCAGGGACTCGGCGAGCGGTTCAGCGGCCTGTCGATCCGTTGGGCGGCGGCGAGGGACGCGCAGGGGGCATTCGTGGTGACCGGCGTCCGGCATGAAGGCCGCGGTTTTGATGTGGCGTTCCGGAAAGCCGCGTGGGAACTGCTGGTGGAAGAACCTGAGCAGCTGGTGATTCGCTGCGGAGATGATTTTGACGACACAGAACGGGGGGTTACAATCGAAATCCCCGAGGGGTCGTTTGCGGATTTTGTCGAGTCCTGCCAGCAACAGGCGGCGGAAGATCCGCAGAAGACCGTGCTCGGGGAAATCGCGAACTATTTCGCGTAAGCCGGCTCCTTGAACCGGCTACTGTCTGATTTGTTGGATCGGCTGGTCGGGATTTTGGGATCCATTGCCGTTTGCGGCCGGCTGGCCGGAGATGGATTTGGCGGGCTCGGCTGGTCGCGTTCCGGCATCCGTTTGACCGTTAAAAAATGTTTCTGTCAGGACGTCCAGTTTATCCATCACCTTGCCGAACCCGTATCCGATCAGGAACGATAGCCCGATTTTCGCAGGCACCAGGTCGGCCACGTTGACCAGCA is a window of Effusibacillus pohliae DSM 22757 DNA encoding:
- a CDS encoding DUF1811 family protein, giving the protein MKPEKRLSQMTKEELQEEMEQLKQRGLELFEAGDFEQAMVLRTRWYLAASYLMNPRTIEIGGQYFVEGEPGGVFTVSHLDGVMAHGTMSNKPGPVAYPIAMLTKDPLLD
- a CDS encoding histidine triad nucleotide-binding protein translates to MDCIFCKIVKGEIPSKKVYEDEYVLAFHDINPIAPVHVLTIPKKHIVSLLDIKQEDKELVGHLHLALQKVAKEMGIDGSGFRVITNIGPHGQQTVFHLHYHLIGGRQLEWKM
- a CDS encoding YqkE family protein, which encodes MAKKNRSRPMPNPSAEQDKPATLKDVLRPEVVEQLKAQQVELQAAEERRKEEQRRQAEAARKAELKRLENDFEYLFNQSNLDWQKFK